The proteins below come from a single Pichia kudriavzevii chromosome 2, complete sequence genomic window:
- a CDS encoding uncharacterized protein (PKUD0B09610; similar to Saccharomyces cerevisiae YCR034W (FEN1) and YJL196C (ELO1); ancestral locus Anc_1.140), with protein sequence MSSFNGIPFPSIDRPFGVEIFPHVEKIFRFLSNGHFVMSEFEFVQDETFLSTPYPVFAAIVVYYTVIFGGDKLMKSFNVKPFVLNGLFQIHNLFLTTLSLTLLLCFIEQLVPQIYYNGLFYAICDERAWTQKLVVLYYMNYLTKYLEFIDTVFLVLKQKKLTFLHTYHHGATALLCYTQLVGTTPISWVPISLNLFVHVVMYWYYFLAARGIRVWWKEWVTRFQIIQFLIDLGFIYFAVYIKVMSGIDTKYTAGLTCSGTKIATISGCSIISSYLFLFIAFYIEVYRKSSKKAKVVKKVRGGVAAKVNEYVLLDKKTIQENFDSNTGSPIPTRRRTGKKLQ encoded by the coding sequence ATGTCTTCATTTAATGGGATCCCGTTTCCTTCAATAGACCGTCCTTTTGGCGTGGAAATCTTCCCCCATGTGGAGAAGATATTTCGTTTCCTGTCAAACGGGCATTTCGTTATGTCCGAATTTGAATTCGTGCAAGATGAGACCTTTCTCTCCACCCCGTACCCCGTGTTTGCGGCCATCGTTGTCTATTACACCGTCATTTTCGGCGGAGACAAGCTCATGAAGTCTTTTAACGTTAAACCCTTTGTTTTGAATGGATTGTTTCAAATCCATAACTTGTTTCTAACAACTCTGTCTTTGACATTGTTGTTATGTTTTATAGAACAATTAGTTCCACAGATTTACTATAACGGCCTCTTCTATGCCATCTGCGATGAAAGAGCATGGACACAGAAATTGGTGGTTTTATATTACATGAACTACCTTACAAAATACTTGGAATTCATTGATACCGTCTTTCTTGTTCTGaaacagaagaaattgacCTTTTTACACACTTACCATCATGGCGCTACCGCGTTACTCTGCTATACCCAGTTGGTCGGTACAACTCCTATTTCGTGGGTCCCAATCAGCTTGAATTTGTTTGTCCATGTCGTCATGTATTGGTATTATTTCTTGGCTGCTAGAGGTATCAGAGTTTGGTGGAAAGAATGGGTCACCAGGTTCCAAATTATCCAGTTCTTGATTGACCTCGGCTTTATCTATTTTGCAGTTTACATCAAGGTCATGTCCGGAATCGACACAAAATACACAGCAGGATTGACTTGCTCTGGTACAAAAATTGCAACCATATCCGGCTGTTCCATCATCTCCTCCTATCTCTTTTTATTCATTGCCTTCTACATTGAGGTGTACAGGAAATCCTCCAAGAAGGCCAAGGTCGTCAAGAAGGTCAGAGGTGGCGTTGCTGCTAAAGTTAATGAGTATGTCCTCTTGGACAAGAAGACAATCCAGGAGAACTTTGACTCAAATACAGGCTCTCCAATTCCAACTAGGAGACGTACTGGTAAAAAGTTACA